A region of Rhodamnia argentea isolate NSW1041297 chromosome 9, ASM2092103v1, whole genome shotgun sequence DNA encodes the following proteins:
- the LOC115740829 gene encoding uncharacterized protein LOC115740829 isoform X3, with amino-acid sequence MKGRSQRLQSTDPPDDWVDGSWTVDCICGVNFDDGEEMVNCDECGVWVHTRCSRYVKGEESFACDKCKSKNNRNDSEETEVAQLLVELPTKTMRMEASYAANGPARRPFRLWTEMPLEEKVHVQGIPGGDQGLFSGLSSVFTPQLWKCTGYVPKKFNFQYREFPCWNDHKEADANAEEDNENAVDKGAGVLFSLSKENFMATPVKDLVGMKSRDQDCRYDRKTHLSETKKWGAGDNVMKKERTLLRPVVIHTGKRKKEESGILKDISGKKKARTAEKDVDHKKRTLHTSKAVFTPASDAKQLAFCEDRGPKSFKTDIRSVKNRELRDGVPFEPVSDGHVAVCKILENAKANLATLKQPLEGPSAEFSCPADAVSTKDEAGNHLLSGVNSSLKIVSFSDQHNEAESSTKLKVKESGIINNPDASATGKVSVYPGEDVAQVAPETKDKRSPSDVNSNRPMGFSCNVKKEVDDDSCKGMLQIQSCPLADKNSVLLPSDDARCPGVSNTQTSENFKANDVEVNSSQCTDKKSVATVCDAEAVCESRGHTGQELFGDVSDLKQEAVASDDSIERQKSSAESKAALVSPEEPSKPSGSELPIAPTAQKVVVSFGEASSTPSSLPIQKSSSSDKLKPSDAQNLNPIVKQRTAGESDPTAKEQASADVLTEKSGHDLVWKTAKFCSTSPSGASLKASHSTVSSGTGESPGTLHNHSAAHPQNKATGSGLPQKSGKSSHTNFPPSSKVNHSTQGVLPNPSTLSDEALAFLLHQELNSSPRVPRVRHAGSLPQLASQAATSIRIKRTSSSGAKDHNLVPRRKGKDGSKDVLRSSSEYDDEVKRTDRVASPDQGRRETVHKGDASKREMNGSMRPFKKNIPALTTSTSSGPSSSNEANDNKVSSTHNTPLNNSDDDTGTVGGLAHRTLPGLINEIMSKGRRMTYEELCNAVLPHWHNLRKHNGERYAYSSHSQAVLDCLRNRQEWAQLIDRGPKTSLSRKRRKIDAEESEDNEDGAHGTKKEVESRSLESQREEFPKGKRNARKRRRLALQGRGVKDLRNRRKTGLVIEDDDDDEETLSNSSEDSIFSEDEIQGGGRGPVGSDASSSSDEIQNM; translated from the exons ATGAAGGGTCGGTCGCAGCGGTTACAGAGCACGGACCCGCCTGACGACTGGGTGGACGGTTCCTGGACCGTCGATTGCATATGCGGTGTGAATTTTGACGATGGGGAGGAGATGGTCAACTGCGATGAGTGTGGGGTGTGGGTGCATACTCGCTGTTCGCGTTATGTGAAAGGTGAGGAGTCTTTTGCTTGTGATAAGTGTAAGAGCAAGAATAATAGGAATGATAGCGAGGAGACTGAGGTTGCTCAGCTGTTAGTTGAGCTGCCGACTAAGACTATGAGGATGGAGGCTTCATATGCAGCCAATGGGCCTGCGAGGCGGCCATTTAGGCTTTGGACGGAGATGCCATTGGAGGAGAAGGTACATGTGCAAGGGATTCCTGGTGGAGATCAGGGGCTATTTAGTGGGTTGTCGTCGGTTTTTACACCGCAGCTGTGGAAGTGCACAGGATATGTGCCGAAGAAGTTTAATTTTCAGTATCGGGAGTTCCCTTGTTGGAATGACCACAAGGAAGCTGATGCTAATGCCGAAGAGGACAATGAGAATGCTGTTGATAAGGGTGCTGGGGTTTTGTTCTCATTGTCAAAGGAGAATTTCATGGCTACTCCTGTGAAAGATTTAGTTGGCATGAAAAGCAGAGATCAGGACTGTAGGTATGATAGGAAAACACACTTGAGCGAGACAAAGAAATGGGGGGCAGGTGATAAtgtcatgaaaaaagaaagaaccttaCTTCGGCCTGTTGTTATACACACTGGGAAGCGTAAGAAAGAAGAATCAGGCATATTAAAAGACATAAGCGGAAAGAAGAAGGCTAGGACTGCTGAAAAAGATGTTGATCACAAGAAAAGAACTCTGCATACGTCTAAAGCAG TGTTTACACCTGCCAGTGATGCAAAACAATTGGCATTTTGTGAAGATAGAGGTCCGAAGTCTTTCAAGACTGACATTCGGAGTGTCAAGAACAGGGAATTGAGAGATGGTGTGCCTTTTGAACCTGTTTCAGATGGTCATGTTGCCGTCTGCAAGATTCTTGAAAATGCTAAGGCTAATTTGGCAACTTTGAAGCAACCTTTGGAAGGTCCCTCTGCTGAATTCTCCTGTCCTGCTGATGCTGTGTCAACTAAAGATGAGGCTGGGAACCACTTGCTTTCAGGGGTCAATAGTTCTTTAAAGATTGTTTCCTTCAGTGACCAGCATAACGAAGCTGAAAGCTCTACTAAGTTGAAAGTG AAAGAGAGTGGCATAATAAATAATCCGGATGCTAGCGCCACTGGAAAGGTTTCGGTGTATCCAGGGGAAGATGTAGCTCAAGTAGCCCCAGAAACAAAAGATAAACGAAGTCCATCTGATGTCAACAGCAACAGACCCATGGGTTTTTCTTGCAATGTGAAAAAAGAAGTAGATGATGATTCTTGTAAGGGGATGTTGCAAATTCAGTCTTGTCCTCTTGCTGACAAGAACTCTGTGTTATTACCATCTGATGATGCTAGATGCCCTGGAGTATCTAATACACAGACATCTGAAAATTTCAAAGCAAATGACGTGGAGGTTAACAGTTCACAATGCACTGACAAAAAGTCAGTAGCCACTGTCTGTGATGCAGAAGCAGTCTGTGAGAGTCGTGGCCATACTGGTCAGGAGCTATTTGGTGATGTATCTGACCTCAAACAGGAAGCAGTAGCATCTGATGATTCTATTGAAAGGCAGAAAAGTTCTGCAGAATCTAAAGCTGCTTTGGTGTCTCCTGAAGAGCCATCAAAGCCTAGTGGAAGTGAATTACCTATAGCGCCAACTGCACAGAAAGTAGTGGTCTCTTTTGGCGAAGCATCTTCCACACCGTCCTCTCTGCCTATCCAGAAATCATCCAGCTCAGACAAGTTGAAACCTTCAGATGCTCAGAATCTTAATCCAATTGTGAAGCAACGAACGGCAGGGGAGTCTGATCCTACTGCCAAGGAGCAGGCTTCAGCTGATGTTTTAACTGAGAAGAGTGGGCATGACCTGGTGTGGAAGACAGCAAAATTCTGTTCGACGTCACCCTCAGGTGCTTCTTTGAAAGCATCACATTCAA CAGTTTCTTCAGGGACTGGTGAATCTCCGGGCACTTTGCACAATCACTCTGCTGCCCATCCACAAAACAAGGCTACAGGATCAGGGTTACCACAAAAAAGTGGAAAGTCCAGCCATACAAATTTTCCTCCATCTTCTAAGGTGAATCATAGCACACAAGGGGTGCTTCCTAATCCTTCTACACTGAGCGATGAAGCG CTCGCTTTCCTTTTGCATCAAGAACTCAATAGTTCTCCTAGAGTACCACGAGTACGCCATGCTGGCAGTTTGCCTCAACTAGCTTCTCAAGCTGCTACTAGTATACGGATAAAGCGAACATCTAGTTCTGGCGCAAAAGATCACAATTTG GTTCCTCGAAGAAAAGGCAAGGATGGATCCAAAGATGTATTGCGCAGTTCTTCCGAGTATGATGATGAAGTTAAAAGGACTGACAGAGTGGCATCTCCTGATCAAGGGAGACGAGAAACAGTGCACAAAGGAGATGCCTCCAAGAGGGAAATGAATGGATCTATGCGTCCCTTTAAGAAGAACATTCCTGCTTTGACCACAAGTACAAGCAGCGGCCCTTCTTCTTCCAATGAGGCCAATGATAATAAGGTTTCATCCACACATAATACTCCGTTAAACAACTCAGACGATGATACAGGCACAGTAGGGGGCTTGGCTCATCGGACTTTACCAG GATTAATAAATGAGATCATGAGCAAAGGCAGGCGAATGACCTATGAGGAGCTTTGCAATGCAGTATTGCCG CATTGGCATAACTTGAGGAAGCATAATGGAGAGCGTTATGCGTATTCGAGTCATTCACAGGCTGTTCTTGATTGCTTAAGAAACCGGCAAGAGTGGGCTCAGTTGATTGACCGGGGTCCAAAg ACCAGCTTAAGcaggaaaaggaggaaaatcgaTGCTGAAGAATCAGAGGACAATGAAGATGGAGCCCATGGCACTAAGAAGGAAGTAGAAAGCAGAAGTCTTGAGTCCCAAAGGGAAGAGTTCCCTAAGGGCAAGCGAAATGCAAGAAAACGTAGACGTCTAGCTCTCCAAGGGAGAGGAGTGAAGGATTTGAGAAACCGACGGAAGACGGGATTGGTAATCgaggatgacgatgatgatgaggagACCCTGTCGAATTCAAGTGAGGATAGCATTTTCAGCGAGGATGAGATTCAGGGAGGCGGAAGAGGGCCAGTTGGAAGTGATGCCTCTAGTAGCTCGGACGAGATTCAAAACATGTAA
- the LOC115740829 gene encoding uncharacterized protein LOC115740829 isoform X4 has protein sequence MKGRSQRLQSTDPPDDWVDGSWTVDCICGVNFDDGEEMVNCDECGVWVHTRCSRYVKGEESFACDKCKSKNNRNDSEETEVAQLLVELPTKTMRMEASYAANGPARRPFRLWTEMPLEEKVHVQGIPGGDQGLFSGLSSVFTPQLWKCTGYVPKKFNFQYREFPCWNDHKEADANAEEDNENAVDKGAGVLFSLSKENFMATPVKDLVGMKSRDQDCRYDRKTHLSETKKWGAGDNVMKKERTLLRPVVIHTGKRKKEESGILKDISGKKKARTAEKDVDHKKRTLHTSKAVFTPASDAKQLAFCEDRGPKSFKTDIRSVKNRELRDGVPFEPVSDGHVAVCKILENAKANLATLKQPLEGPSAEFSCPADAVSTKDEAGNHLLSGVNSSLKIVSFSDQHNEAESSTKLKVKESGIINNPDASATGKVSVYPGEDVAQVAPETKDKRSPSDVNSNRPMGFSCNVKKEVDDDSCKGMLQIQSCPLADKNSVLLPSDDARCPGVSNTQTSENFKANDVEVNSSQCTDKKSVATVCDAEAVCESRGHTGQELFGDVSDLKQEAVASDDSIERQKSSAESKAALVSPEEPSKPSGSELPIAPTAQKVVVSFGEASSTPSSLPIQKSSSSDKLKPSDAQNLNPIVKQRTAGESDPTAKEQASADVLTEKSGHDLVWKTAKFCSTSPSGASLKASHSISSGTGESPGTLHNHSAAHPQNKATGSGLPQKSGKSSHTNFPPSSKVNHSTQGVLPNPSTLSDEALAFLLHQELNSSPRVPRVRHAGSLPQLASQAATSIRIKRTSSSGAKDHNLVPRRKGKDGSKDVLRSSSEYDDEVKRTDRVASPDQGRRETVHKGDASKREMNGSMRPFKKNIPALTTSTSSGPSSSNEANDNKVSSTHNTPLNNSDDDTGTVGGLAHRTLPGLINEIMSKGRRMTYEELCNAVLPHWHNLRKHNGERYAYSSHSQAVLDCLRNRQEWAQLIDRGPKTSLSRKRRKIDAEESEDNEDGAHGTKKEVESRSLESQREEFPKGKRNARKRRRLALQGRGVKDLRNRRKTGLVIEDDDDDEETLSNSSEDSIFSEDEIQGGGRGPVGSDASSSSDEIQNM, from the exons ATGAAGGGTCGGTCGCAGCGGTTACAGAGCACGGACCCGCCTGACGACTGGGTGGACGGTTCCTGGACCGTCGATTGCATATGCGGTGTGAATTTTGACGATGGGGAGGAGATGGTCAACTGCGATGAGTGTGGGGTGTGGGTGCATACTCGCTGTTCGCGTTATGTGAAAGGTGAGGAGTCTTTTGCTTGTGATAAGTGTAAGAGCAAGAATAATAGGAATGATAGCGAGGAGACTGAGGTTGCTCAGCTGTTAGTTGAGCTGCCGACTAAGACTATGAGGATGGAGGCTTCATATGCAGCCAATGGGCCTGCGAGGCGGCCATTTAGGCTTTGGACGGAGATGCCATTGGAGGAGAAGGTACATGTGCAAGGGATTCCTGGTGGAGATCAGGGGCTATTTAGTGGGTTGTCGTCGGTTTTTACACCGCAGCTGTGGAAGTGCACAGGATATGTGCCGAAGAAGTTTAATTTTCAGTATCGGGAGTTCCCTTGTTGGAATGACCACAAGGAAGCTGATGCTAATGCCGAAGAGGACAATGAGAATGCTGTTGATAAGGGTGCTGGGGTTTTGTTCTCATTGTCAAAGGAGAATTTCATGGCTACTCCTGTGAAAGATTTAGTTGGCATGAAAAGCAGAGATCAGGACTGTAGGTATGATAGGAAAACACACTTGAGCGAGACAAAGAAATGGGGGGCAGGTGATAAtgtcatgaaaaaagaaagaaccttaCTTCGGCCTGTTGTTATACACACTGGGAAGCGTAAGAAAGAAGAATCAGGCATATTAAAAGACATAAGCGGAAAGAAGAAGGCTAGGACTGCTGAAAAAGATGTTGATCACAAGAAAAGAACTCTGCATACGTCTAAAGCAG TGTTTACACCTGCCAGTGATGCAAAACAATTGGCATTTTGTGAAGATAGAGGTCCGAAGTCTTTCAAGACTGACATTCGGAGTGTCAAGAACAGGGAATTGAGAGATGGTGTGCCTTTTGAACCTGTTTCAGATGGTCATGTTGCCGTCTGCAAGATTCTTGAAAATGCTAAGGCTAATTTGGCAACTTTGAAGCAACCTTTGGAAGGTCCCTCTGCTGAATTCTCCTGTCCTGCTGATGCTGTGTCAACTAAAGATGAGGCTGGGAACCACTTGCTTTCAGGGGTCAATAGTTCTTTAAAGATTGTTTCCTTCAGTGACCAGCATAACGAAGCTGAAAGCTCTACTAAGTTGAAAGTG AAAGAGAGTGGCATAATAAATAATCCGGATGCTAGCGCCACTGGAAAGGTTTCGGTGTATCCAGGGGAAGATGTAGCTCAAGTAGCCCCAGAAACAAAAGATAAACGAAGTCCATCTGATGTCAACAGCAACAGACCCATGGGTTTTTCTTGCAATGTGAAAAAAGAAGTAGATGATGATTCTTGTAAGGGGATGTTGCAAATTCAGTCTTGTCCTCTTGCTGACAAGAACTCTGTGTTATTACCATCTGATGATGCTAGATGCCCTGGAGTATCTAATACACAGACATCTGAAAATTTCAAAGCAAATGACGTGGAGGTTAACAGTTCACAATGCACTGACAAAAAGTCAGTAGCCACTGTCTGTGATGCAGAAGCAGTCTGTGAGAGTCGTGGCCATACTGGTCAGGAGCTATTTGGTGATGTATCTGACCTCAAACAGGAAGCAGTAGCATCTGATGATTCTATTGAAAGGCAGAAAAGTTCTGCAGAATCTAAAGCTGCTTTGGTGTCTCCTGAAGAGCCATCAAAGCCTAGTGGAAGTGAATTACCTATAGCGCCAACTGCACAGAAAGTAGTGGTCTCTTTTGGCGAAGCATCTTCCACACCGTCCTCTCTGCCTATCCAGAAATCATCCAGCTCAGACAAGTTGAAACCTTCAGATGCTCAGAATCTTAATCCAATTGTGAAGCAACGAACGGCAGGGGAGTCTGATCCTACTGCCAAGGAGCAGGCTTCAGCTGATGTTTTAACTGAGAAGAGTGGGCATGACCTGGTGTGGAAGACAGCAAAATTCTGTTCGACGTCACCCTCAGGTGCTTCTTTGAAAGCATCACATTCAA TTTCTTCAGGGACTGGTGAATCTCCGGGCACTTTGCACAATCACTCTGCTGCCCATCCACAAAACAAGGCTACAGGATCAGGGTTACCACAAAAAAGTGGAAAGTCCAGCCATACAAATTTTCCTCCATCTTCTAAGGTGAATCATAGCACACAAGGGGTGCTTCCTAATCCTTCTACACTGAGCGATGAAGCG CTCGCTTTCCTTTTGCATCAAGAACTCAATAGTTCTCCTAGAGTACCACGAGTACGCCATGCTGGCAGTTTGCCTCAACTAGCTTCTCAAGCTGCTACTAGTATACGGATAAAGCGAACATCTAGTTCTGGCGCAAAAGATCACAATTTG GTTCCTCGAAGAAAAGGCAAGGATGGATCCAAAGATGTATTGCGCAGTTCTTCCGAGTATGATGATGAAGTTAAAAGGACTGACAGAGTGGCATCTCCTGATCAAGGGAGACGAGAAACAGTGCACAAAGGAGATGCCTCCAAGAGGGAAATGAATGGATCTATGCGTCCCTTTAAGAAGAACATTCCTGCTTTGACCACAAGTACAAGCAGCGGCCCTTCTTCTTCCAATGAGGCCAATGATAATAAGGTTTCATCCACACATAATACTCCGTTAAACAACTCAGACGATGATACAGGCACAGTAGGGGGCTTGGCTCATCGGACTTTACCAG GATTAATAAATGAGATCATGAGCAAAGGCAGGCGAATGACCTATGAGGAGCTTTGCAATGCAGTATTGCCG CATTGGCATAACTTGAGGAAGCATAATGGAGAGCGTTATGCGTATTCGAGTCATTCACAGGCTGTTCTTGATTGCTTAAGAAACCGGCAAGAGTGGGCTCAGTTGATTGACCGGGGTCCAAAg ACCAGCTTAAGcaggaaaaggaggaaaatcgaTGCTGAAGAATCAGAGGACAATGAAGATGGAGCCCATGGCACTAAGAAGGAAGTAGAAAGCAGAAGTCTTGAGTCCCAAAGGGAAGAGTTCCCTAAGGGCAAGCGAAATGCAAGAAAACGTAGACGTCTAGCTCTCCAAGGGAGAGGAGTGAAGGATTTGAGAAACCGACGGAAGACGGGATTGGTAATCgaggatgacgatgatgatgaggagACCCTGTCGAATTCAAGTGAGGATAGCATTTTCAGCGAGGATGAGATTCAGGGAGGCGGAAGAGGGCCAGTTGGAAGTGATGCCTCTAGTAGCTCGGACGAGATTCAAAACATGTAA
- the LOC115740829 gene encoding uncharacterized protein LOC115740829 isoform X2 — MKGRSQRLQSTDPPDDWVDGSWTVDCICGVNFDDGEEMVNCDECGVWVHTRCSRYVKGEESFACDKCKSKNNRNDSEETEVAQLLVELPTKTMRMEASYAANGPARRPFRLWTEMPLEEKVHVQGIPGGDQGLFSGLSSVFTPQLWKCTGYVPKKFNFQYREFPCWNDHKEADANAEEDNENAVDKGAGVLFSLSKENFMATPVKDLVGMKSRDQDCRYDRKTHLSETKKWGAGDNVMKKERTLLRPVVIHTGKRKKEESGILKDISGKKKARTAEKDVDHKKRTLHTSKADRGPKSFKTDIRSVKNRELRDGVPFEPVSDGHVAVCKILENAKANLATLKQPLEGPSAEFSCPADAVSTKDEAGNHLLSGVNSSLKIVSFSDQHNEAESSTKLKVKESGIINNPDASATGKVSVYPGEDVAQVAPETKDKRSPSDVNSNRPMGFSCNVKKEVDDDSCKGMLQIQSCPLADKNSVLLPSDDARCPGVSNTQTSENFKANDVEVNSSQCTDKKSVATVCDAEAVCESRGHTGQELFGDVSDLKQEAVASDDSIERQKSSAESKAALVSPEEPSKPSGSELPIAPTAQKVVVSFGEASSTPSSLPIQKSSSSDKLKPSDAQNLNPIVKQRTAGESDPTAKEQASADVLTEKSGHDLVWKTAKFCSTSPSGASLKASHSSKVFQASGSRRTVSDSKDHTFPSCKSSSSHNVAVSSGTGESPGTLHNHSAAHPQNKATGSGLPQKSGKSSHTNFPPSSKVNHSTQGVLPNPSTLSDEALAFLLHQELNSSPRVPRVRHAGSLPQLASQAATSIRIKRTSSSGAKDHNLVPRRKGKDGSKDVLRSSSEYDDEVKRTDRVASPDQGRRETVHKGDASKREMNGSMRPFKKNIPALTTSTSSGPSSSNEANDNKVSSTHNTPLNNSDDDTGTVGGLAHRTLPGLINEIMSKGRRMTYEELCNAVLPHWHNLRKHNGERYAYSSHSQAVLDCLRNRQEWAQLIDRGPKTSLSRKRRKIDAEESEDNEDGAHGTKKEVESRSLESQREEFPKGKRNARKRRRLALQGRGVKDLRNRRKTGLVIEDDDDDEETLSNSSEDSIFSEDEIQGGGRGPVGSDASSSSDEIQNM, encoded by the exons ATGAAGGGTCGGTCGCAGCGGTTACAGAGCACGGACCCGCCTGACGACTGGGTGGACGGTTCCTGGACCGTCGATTGCATATGCGGTGTGAATTTTGACGATGGGGAGGAGATGGTCAACTGCGATGAGTGTGGGGTGTGGGTGCATACTCGCTGTTCGCGTTATGTGAAAGGTGAGGAGTCTTTTGCTTGTGATAAGTGTAAGAGCAAGAATAATAGGAATGATAGCGAGGAGACTGAGGTTGCTCAGCTGTTAGTTGAGCTGCCGACTAAGACTATGAGGATGGAGGCTTCATATGCAGCCAATGGGCCTGCGAGGCGGCCATTTAGGCTTTGGACGGAGATGCCATTGGAGGAGAAGGTACATGTGCAAGGGATTCCTGGTGGAGATCAGGGGCTATTTAGTGGGTTGTCGTCGGTTTTTACACCGCAGCTGTGGAAGTGCACAGGATATGTGCCGAAGAAGTTTAATTTTCAGTATCGGGAGTTCCCTTGTTGGAATGACCACAAGGAAGCTGATGCTAATGCCGAAGAGGACAATGAGAATGCTGTTGATAAGGGTGCTGGGGTTTTGTTCTCATTGTCAAAGGAGAATTTCATGGCTACTCCTGTGAAAGATTTAGTTGGCATGAAAAGCAGAGATCAGGACTGTAGGTATGATAGGAAAACACACTTGAGCGAGACAAAGAAATGGGGGGCAGGTGATAAtgtcatgaaaaaagaaagaaccttaCTTCGGCCTGTTGTTATACACACTGGGAAGCGTAAGAAAGAAGAATCAGGCATATTAAAAGACATAAGCGGAAAGAAGAAGGCTAGGACTGCTGAAAAAGATGTTGATCACAAGAAAAGAACTCTGCATACGTCTAAAGCAG ATAGAGGTCCGAAGTCTTTCAAGACTGACATTCGGAGTGTCAAGAACAGGGAATTGAGAGATGGTGTGCCTTTTGAACCTGTTTCAGATGGTCATGTTGCCGTCTGCAAGATTCTTGAAAATGCTAAGGCTAATTTGGCAACTTTGAAGCAACCTTTGGAAGGTCCCTCTGCTGAATTCTCCTGTCCTGCTGATGCTGTGTCAACTAAAGATGAGGCTGGGAACCACTTGCTTTCAGGGGTCAATAGTTCTTTAAAGATTGTTTCCTTCAGTGACCAGCATAACGAAGCTGAAAGCTCTACTAAGTTGAAAGTG AAAGAGAGTGGCATAATAAATAATCCGGATGCTAGCGCCACTGGAAAGGTTTCGGTGTATCCAGGGGAAGATGTAGCTCAAGTAGCCCCAGAAACAAAAGATAAACGAAGTCCATCTGATGTCAACAGCAACAGACCCATGGGTTTTTCTTGCAATGTGAAAAAAGAAGTAGATGATGATTCTTGTAAGGGGATGTTGCAAATTCAGTCTTGTCCTCTTGCTGACAAGAACTCTGTGTTATTACCATCTGATGATGCTAGATGCCCTGGAGTATCTAATACACAGACATCTGAAAATTTCAAAGCAAATGACGTGGAGGTTAACAGTTCACAATGCACTGACAAAAAGTCAGTAGCCACTGTCTGTGATGCAGAAGCAGTCTGTGAGAGTCGTGGCCATACTGGTCAGGAGCTATTTGGTGATGTATCTGACCTCAAACAGGAAGCAGTAGCATCTGATGATTCTATTGAAAGGCAGAAAAGTTCTGCAGAATCTAAAGCTGCTTTGGTGTCTCCTGAAGAGCCATCAAAGCCTAGTGGAAGTGAATTACCTATAGCGCCAACTGCACAGAAAGTAGTGGTCTCTTTTGGCGAAGCATCTTCCACACCGTCCTCTCTGCCTATCCAGAAATCATCCAGCTCAGACAAGTTGAAACCTTCAGATGCTCAGAATCTTAATCCAATTGTGAAGCAACGAACGGCAGGGGAGTCTGATCCTACTGCCAAGGAGCAGGCTTCAGCTGATGTTTTAACTGAGAAGAGTGGGCATGACCTGGTGTGGAAGACAGCAAAATTCTGTTCGACGTCACCCTCAGGTGCTTCTTTGAAAGCATCACATTCAAGTAAGGTTTTCCAAGCTTCTGGCTCCAGGCGGACTGTCTCAGATTCAAAAGATCACACCTTCCCCTCTTGTAAATCATCTTCTTCCCATAATGTAGCAGTTTCTTCAGGGACTGGTGAATCTCCGGGCACTTTGCACAATCACTCTGCTGCCCATCCACAAAACAAGGCTACAGGATCAGGGTTACCACAAAAAAGTGGAAAGTCCAGCCATACAAATTTTCCTCCATCTTCTAAGGTGAATCATAGCACACAAGGGGTGCTTCCTAATCCTTCTACACTGAGCGATGAAGCG CTCGCTTTCCTTTTGCATCAAGAACTCAATAGTTCTCCTAGAGTACCACGAGTACGCCATGCTGGCAGTTTGCCTCAACTAGCTTCTCAAGCTGCTACTAGTATACGGATAAAGCGAACATCTAGTTCTGGCGCAAAAGATCACAATTTG GTTCCTCGAAGAAAAGGCAAGGATGGATCCAAAGATGTATTGCGCAGTTCTTCCGAGTATGATGATGAAGTTAAAAGGACTGACAGAGTGGCATCTCCTGATCAAGGGAGACGAGAAACAGTGCACAAAGGAGATGCCTCCAAGAGGGAAATGAATGGATCTATGCGTCCCTTTAAGAAGAACATTCCTGCTTTGACCACAAGTACAAGCAGCGGCCCTTCTTCTTCCAATGAGGCCAATGATAATAAGGTTTCATCCACACATAATACTCCGTTAAACAACTCAGACGATGATACAGGCACAGTAGGGGGCTTGGCTCATCGGACTTTACCAG GATTAATAAATGAGATCATGAGCAAAGGCAGGCGAATGACCTATGAGGAGCTTTGCAATGCAGTATTGCCG CATTGGCATAACTTGAGGAAGCATAATGGAGAGCGTTATGCGTATTCGAGTCATTCACAGGCTGTTCTTGATTGCTTAAGAAACCGGCAAGAGTGGGCTCAGTTGATTGACCGGGGTCCAAAg ACCAGCTTAAGcaggaaaaggaggaaaatcgaTGCTGAAGAATCAGAGGACAATGAAGATGGAGCCCATGGCACTAAGAAGGAAGTAGAAAGCAGAAGTCTTGAGTCCCAAAGGGAAGAGTTCCCTAAGGGCAAGCGAAATGCAAGAAAACGTAGACGTCTAGCTCTCCAAGGGAGAGGAGTGAAGGATTTGAGAAACCGACGGAAGACGGGATTGGTAATCgaggatgacgatgatgatgaggagACCCTGTCGAATTCAAGTGAGGATAGCATTTTCAGCGAGGATGAGATTCAGGGAGGCGGAAGAGGGCCAGTTGGAAGTGATGCCTCTAGTAGCTCGGACGAGATTCAAAACATGTAA